The Polyangium mundeleinium genome contains the following window.
ATCTCGTACTCGAGGGGCCCGAGCACGTTGGGCTCCGGCAGAGGACCGATCTGGAGCGGCGCCGTAATCTCTCCGACGCGCTTCGGATCGAGCTTGCCCTCGATGCGGCCGCCGCGCAGGCGCAGGGGCCTCGCGACGCGCTCCATCGGCCTTCGCGTGAGCGACTCGTCGCCGACGAGCACGGTGGCGAAGCGTTGCGCGGCGAGCACGCCGGCGAGCAGGCGCATCGTCGTGCCCGAGTTGCCGCAGTCGATGGGCGCGCTCGGCGCGCGCAGTCCGTAGAGGCCCTTGCCTCCGACGAGCAGCGTCTCGTTCTGCTCCTCAGCGGTGATGCCCATCGCGCGGAGCGCAGCGAGCGTGGACATGTTGTCTGCGCCGAGCGCGCCGCCTTCGATGCGGCCGAGGCCTCGCTGCCGCGCCCAGGCGACGTAGTCGCGGGGAAATACCGGATCCTGCGGATCCTCGGCGCTGGGGGGATGGGGGTCGTCGTGGAGGCGGAGCACGCGAACCTCCGGCAGCGCGTCGCGCTCAAGTTCCTGCATCCCAAGGTGGCAGCGAGCGACGTCTCCGTGACGCGGCTCCTCCGCGAGGCGCGGGCCGCGAGCGCGATCAAGAGCGAGCACGTGGCGCGCGTGCTCGACATGGGCACCCTGCCGTGGGGCTCGCCGTTCGTCGTGATGGAATACCTCACAGGAATCGATCTCCGCGGCATGCTCGGCCGCCGCGGCCCGCTGCCCGTCGAGGACGCGGTCGATTACATCCTACAGGCCTGCGAGGCGCTCGCCGAGGCCCATTCCATGGGAATCGTCCACCGCGACATCAAGCCCTCGAACCTCTTTCTCACGAGCCGCGCCGACGGCTCGCCGCTCATCAAGGTCCTCGATTTCGGCATCGCCAAGCTCCTCCGCCCAGGCGGCGCCGCGCAGGCGGAGGACGTCGTGACGCTCACGGGCAATGGATTCGTGGTGGGTTCGCCCCGGTACACCTCGCCCGAGCGGCTGCGGGACCCGACCCACGTCGATCCACGCACTGACCTCTGGTCCCTCGGCATCGTCCTGCACGAGCTGTTGACGGGCCAGAGCCCCTTCGAGGCGAAGACCATTTCTTCGCTGTATTTCCGCATCGCCGCGGACCCGCCCGCGCGGGTGCGGGACGTTCGTCCCGACGTACCGGAGGGGCTCGAAAAGGCGATCCTCCAGTGCTTGCAAAAAGACCCGGACAAACGCACGCCCGACGTGGCCGAGCTCGCCGCGTCGCTCCGGCCTTTTGCGCCCGAGCGCAGCGAGACCAGCGTGCGCCGGGTGATCCGGGTGATCGGCATTCCTCCGGAGAAACTTCCGACGCACGCCGCCACGGCCGGGAGCCGCGACGCCGACGGCTTGCGCGGCCTCCTCTCGACGGCCCTCGTGCCCGCGGCGCTCCGGCGATCCGCGCGCCTTCGCGCGGGGCTCGGTTTGCTCGGCGTGACGCTGCTCGTGGTGGGAGCGCTCGTCGTGTCCTGGGGAGAAACGCCGGACGATCGCGCGCCCTCGCCGGGGCCATCGCGCGCGGCCCCCGAGCGGCCAAAGGAGCCCTCGGTGGTCGTCACGCCGGGCGGTCCGAGCAACCCGTCCGCCCAAGGCGTCGAGGAGCCAGCGGCCCCCGCGCCGAGCTCGGCGGCGAAAGCGCCAAAGGGTGGAACGACTTCGTCTTATCGAACCTCTGGAGCGCCCACAGGGCGCCGCAAAGGAGGGAGCTTCCTTGATCCGCTGGATAGCCGCAAATAAAAGATACGTTCGTCTCGCCAATCGACTTCTTCTCCCAGCGCTCGCCGCGCTCGTCTTCGCCGGCGAGGGGACCGCCCGCGCGGACGGTGACGCCGCTGCGGAGGCAGAGGTCCTCTTCCGCGAGGGCAAGCAGCTCATGGGGGAGAAGCGGTATGCCGAGGCTTGTCCGAAGCTCGCGGAGAGCCATCGGCTCGATCCGGGCGGCGGGACGATCCTGAACCTCGCCCTCTGCCACGAGGCGGAAGGCAAGACCGCCACGGCCTACCGCGAGCTCGGCGAGGCCCTCGCGTGGGCGCGCACGGACGCGAGGCCCGATCGCGCAGAGATCGCCCACGAGCGGCTCGACGCGCTCGAACGCAAGCTCGCGCGGCTCGTGGTGGTGCTCGGGCCGGGCGCGCGCGTCGCGGGCATGGTGATCGAGCGCGACGGGGCGTCGATCTCGGAGGCGTCGCTCGGCGAGCCCGCGCCCGTCGATCCCGGTGAACACGTGGTCGTCGCGACGGCCGAGGGGAGGGCGCCGTTTCGGACGACGGTGCGGGTCGCGCCGGGCGCACGCGTGACCGTGGTGGTGCCCGCGCTCGCGCCGTCGCGCGGGCCCTCGGGCGCGCGCATCGCGGCGCATGTGACCGCGGGGATCTCGCTCGGCGCCCTCGGCGTGGGGACGTTCTTCGGGATCCGCGCGCTCGTGAAGGAGAACGAGGCGCGCGCGCGGTGCCAGGGCACGGTTTGCCCCAACGTGGCGTCGCTCGACGTGGCCGAGGACGGGCGGACGGCCGCGCGGATCGCCGACGTGGCGCTCGGCGTGGGCGCGGTCGGCCTCTTGACGTCCGCGACCCTCTACTGGGTCTCGCGCTCGAAGAGCCCCGAAGATCCACGCGCGTCGATCGTGATCGTGCCGTCCGCGGGAGCGGGCGCGACGTTGCTCCTGGGAGGAACATTTTGAGCACGAAACGAATAGCGACCCCTCCCTTCGCGCGATTCGGTGCGTGGCCACTCCTGCTCGCGGGCCCGATCGGCTGCGAGATCGTAGCGGGGATCGAGCCACGCACGCTCGCGTCGGACGGCTCTGCGGGCGCGTGCGAGGCGAGCACGGGCGTGGGCTTCCCCGACTCGGCCACACGGTTCTGCACCGATGGATCCGACGCGGTCTCGTGTGACGATCCGATCCTCGCGGTGGGCCAGGACGGCCATGTCGTTGGCGTCTTGCCGAGCTACGAGGAGGCTTCGTTCGGGGAGTCCGCGGGCGACGGCGTGCGTGACGAGATCCTCGATCTCGTATGGGAGAGCGAAGCAGCCTCGGAGCCGGTCTCGTGGGAGGAAGCGCGCGCGCGTTGCGAGAAGTCCGGCGGCGGCGCGCGGCTCCCGACGCGCGTGGAGCTCGTCTCGCTCGTGGACTACGGGCGCGACGGGCCCGCGATCAACCCCTCGATGATCTCCGTGCCCACGTGGTCCACGGATCTCTACTGGACCATGACGACGGCGATGGATGGTGTGTGGGCCATCGGGTTCGTCGACGGATCGATGACGTCGCTCGATCGCACGGTCGCGGCGCGCGTCCGTTGTGTCGTGGGTCCTCCGCGCGCGTCGTGCCTCGAAGCGGGCGCGGAGGGGGAGACGCTGATCGACAGGCGCACGGGCTTCGTGTGGCAACGCCTGAGCACGCCGGAGGTGAGCACGTGGCAAGGCGCGCTCGCTTTCTGCGCGTCGCTCTCGATCGGTGGCGCTGACGGCTTCCGGCTCCCGAGCATCAAGGAACTCGTGAGCCTCGGTCACGGCGAGGAGGACGAACCCATGTCCGCGGCGACGCCGTTCCCCGACGGCGAGGGCCGCTTCTGGTCGTCCACGCCCGTCGCCGCTGCGCCGGCGGAAGCATGGCTCGTCGACGGCCTCACGGGCCGCGTCGATCACCAGTCGACGATGGTGAAGGCGCGCGTGCGTTGCGTTCGATGATGCGCGCGGATCAAGCCCAGGCCGAGCCCGCCTCGGGATCGGGCGTGATGCCTTCGAGCGCGCGCCGCGCCTCCTCGGCGTCCCGCGCGATCTGCGCCTTCAGCGCGTCGAGCCCTGAGAAACGTTGCTCCGGACGAATGTGCCGAACGAGGTGCACGCGCAGCCGCGCGCCGTACAGATCCTCGTCCCGATCGAAGACGTGCACTTCGAGGCGCGGGCGCGCCGCCGTGGGATCCACCGTGGGCCGCACGCCGAGGTTTGCGACGCCGCGCCCGAGCATCGTCGCGCCGCGCTCACCCGCTCCTTCCGGGGGCAAACGATCGATCAGCACGGCGTACACGCCGAGCGGTGGGAGCGCCTCCGGCGCGTCGAGGATGTTCGCGGTGGGAAAGCCGATCGTCCGCCCGCGTTTGTCCCCTGCCACCACGGTCCCCGAGAGCGCGTGCCATCGCCCGAGGATGCGCTGCGCCTCGTCGAGATCGCCCCGTGCGATCGCCTCCCTCGCGCGCGTGCTCGACCACGGCCCGCTCGTGTCGCCGACGAGCGCATGGGAGCGCGTCTCGAAGCCGAGCTCCTTGCCGAGCCGCTCGAGCTCGGCGAAATCGCCGGCCCGCTGCGCGCCGAAGCGGAAGTTCTGCCCGACCATCACCACGCGCGCGCCGAGATCGCCGAGCACGCGCTCGGCGAAGTCGCGCGGGCTCTGCGCCGCGAACGCGCGATCGAAGGGGGCCACGGAGACCCGGAGCCCCGGCACGGCGCGCTCGCACAGCGCGATCTTGCGTGCGAGCGGCGTGAGCAGCGGCGGCGCCTTGCGGCCGAGGACCTCGGCCGGGTGTGGATGGAACGTCAGCACCACCGGAGCGAGCCCGCGCTCGTTGGCGATCCGAGCGGCTTCATCCAGGACGGCGCGATGGCCCCTGTGCAGACCGTCGAAATTGCCGATCACGACGAGGGTGCCGCTACGTCCGCTCGTCTCGCCGCGCTGGGAGCCGCTCTGCCGATCCACGATCGCGCTACCTAGTCAAACCCGAGGCGCCGCGCAAAGCCGAGGTCGTGTCATGATGCAATGACCACAAGATCCTTGACGGAAGTAGGGGTGACTGGTAGAGCCGCGCCGCCGTTGACCCTTCGGCGTTCGGGGTTGTCGTGGTCGCTCGGACTGGCCGAGCGTCGACCGAACCCTCGGCAAGCAGGGAGGCTGGCCGATGTTCAAGAGAGTGAGCATCTTCTCGGGGAACGCAAACCCCACGCTCACGCAGGAGATTTGCCAGTGCCTCGAGTTCCCGCTCGGGAAGTGCCGCGTCTCGCGGTTCTCCGACGGGGAGACGTTCTGCGTGATTCAGGAGAACGTCCGTGGCGTGGACACGTACGTCGTACAACCGACGTGCTCGCCGGTGAACGACAGCGTGATGGAGCTGCTCATCATGGTGGACGCGCTTCGGCGCGCCTCCGCGGGCTCCATCACCGCCGTGATTCCGTACTACGGCTACGCCCGGCAGGACCGCAAGGCCGCGCCGCGCACGCCGATCACGGCGAAGCTCGTGGCTGATCTTCTCGTCGCTGCGGGCGTGCACCGCATCGTCGCGCTCGATCTGCACGCGGGCCAGATCCAGGGGTTCTTCAACATCCCCTTCGATCACCTCCACGCGATGCCGGCGTTCCTCGATCAGCACCTTCGCGAGCACTACAGCCGCGACTGCGTGATCGTCTCGCCGGATGCGGGCGGCGTCGAGCGCGCGCGTGCTTACGCGAAGCGCCTCGACGGCACGCTCGCCATCATCGACAAGCGCCGCGAGCGCGCGAACGAGAGCGAGGTGATGAACATCATCGGCGAGGTCGAGGGCAAGCGTTGCCTCATCCTCGACGACATCATCGACACGGCGGGCACGCTGGTGAACGCGGCGAATGCCCTCATGAAGGCGGGCGCGAAGAGCGTCGCTGCCTGCGCCACACACGCCGTGCTTTCGGGCCCGGCGCTGTCGCGCATCATGGAGTCGCCGCTCGCCGAGGTCATCGTCTCCAACTCGATCCCGCTCTCCGAGGAAGCCAAGGCGTGCGGGAAGTTCAAGGTCGTCAGCGTGGCGCGCCTGCTCGCGGAGGCCATCCGCCGGATCCACCACTCGGATTCGGTGAGCTCCCTCTTCGTCTAGTCGTGTCCTCGCCTCGCGTTCGTCGTTTCGTGTCCCTCAGCGCCTGGACAATCGCGCAGTTTCCTCTCAGGCTTGCGGCTTCGCCTCGGAGGATCGTCGGAATCGGCGCACAACCCGATCGATCTCTGCTATAGCGCCGCGTCTCGGATCGGAACCGGAGAGTCGTCCCATGATGGAAATCATCAAGCTCAGCGCCACCCTTCGTCAGGAAAGCGGAAAGGGCCCGTCGAACAGGCTCCGCCGCACGGGGAACATCCCTGCCATCTGCTACGGCAAGGGCCTCGAAGCGTTCCCGGTTGCCGTTTCTCCGAAGGCCCTCCTCGAGGTGCTGAAGTCGGCGCACGGGAAGAACTCGGTCATCGAGCTGGCCGTCGAGGGCAGCGACAAGCTCACCGTCATGGTGCGCGATTACGGCTACCACCCGATCTCGCGTGAGCTCGTCCACGCAGACTTCCTGCAGGTCAAGCTCGACCAGCCGGTCGACGTCGAGGTGCCCGTTCGTTGCGTCGGCAAGTCGAAGGGCGTCGCGGGCGGCGGCATCCTCCAGCAGATCTTCCGCAACCTGCCCATCCGCTGCCTGCCCGAGAAGATCCCGGCGCTCGTCGAGATCGACATCAGCGAGCTCGACCTCGGTGACACGGTGAAGGCGGGCGCGGTTCCGCTCCCCGAGGGCGTGAAGACGCGCCTGCCCGAGGATCAGACGGTCGTCGTCGTGGCCATTCCCGAGAAGGGTGAGGAAGGCGCGGCTGCGGCTCCGGGCGCTCCGGGCGCTCCGGCGGCGGCGGCTCCTGCGGCCGGCGCGAAGGGCGCGGCGCCCGCGGCGAAGGCTGCGGCTCCCGCGGCCAAGGGCGCGGCTCCCGCGGCGAAGGCTGCGGCTCCCGCCAAGGACGCCAAGAAGAAGTAGTTTCAGCTCAAACGGTCCGAGCGATCCGCCCCGCGGCATGATCTCCGAACGAGGTCGTTCCGCGGGGCACGCTCGTCTTCGGGCCTCGACTTCCTCGTCATGCTGCTCGTCGTCGGCCTGGGCAACCCGGGCGAGAAATACGCGTCGCACCGGCACAACGTCGGCTTCATGGCCGTCGAAGCGCTCGCGGCGCGCGCTCGCGCCGATGCCTTTCGCGAGAAGTTCTCGGGCATGTGGTCGCGCGCGACGCTCGGGGACGAGCCGGGCGTGCTCCTTCAGCCGATGACGTACATGAACGAGTCGGGCCGCAGCGTGCAGCCCGCCCTCGCATTCTTCAAGATCGCCCCGAAGGAGCTCGTGGTGATCCACGACGAGCTCGACCTTCCGTTCGGGGACGTCCGGCTCAAGTTCGGCGGCGGACACGCCGGGCACAACGGACTGCGTTCCATCATGTCCCACGTCGGCACGGGCGATTTCGCGCGCGTCCGCGTGGGCGTCGGGCGACCGCCGGCGGGGTTTCGCGGGGAGGTGGCGGACTACGTGCTGTCGCCGTTCGACGCGGTCGAACGCTCGCGCCTGCCCGACATCTTGAAGCTCGTGACGGATTCTGTGCTAGAAGTCGCGACCCGCGGCCTCGACGCCGCGATGAACGTTCGAAACAGCCGGCCAAAAGCCGGCAAGAAGCAAGCGAAGGAGCGGAGCGAGGCGCGCACGTCGCCCGAGCCCGCGAACGCGAAAACGGCGGAGGACAAACCGTCGGTTTCGCCTGGCGAAAAACGCGAGGGACAGTAATCCGGACGTTTTCCGCACCTTACGTGAGGCACGAACGCTGGTTTGTCCGTATGGAACACCAGCGGGCGCGCCGTCCTCGCTCCGGGGCACGACGTCTCCGGGGCCATCGTCCAAGAGGAGAAGCATGAGTCGACTCGTGACGGCGCCGAACCGCGCCAGAGAATACGAAACGATCTATATCCTGCGACCCGACATCGACGCGGACTCCGCCGAGCGTGTCGGCTCGCGCCTGTCCGACGTGATCGGCCGTGAGCAAGGTCGGCTGACCAAGGTCGAGAACTGGGGCCGCCGCCGGCTCGCCTACGACATCCGCAAGAACCGTCGTGGCGTGTACATCTACCTCAAGTACCTCGGTACGGGCCGCGTGGTCTCCGAGATCGAGCGCAACCTGCGCTTGATGGACAGCGTGATCAAGTACCAGACCGTCCTCGTCCGCAACGACGTGGAGGTCGCGGCGATCGCGATCGCCGATGAGGACGTGAAGTTCGAGCGTGTCGAGCTGCCGCCGATCGAGGAGGAGCGCGACGAGTCGAGGGAGCGTCAGCTCGGCCTGATCGAGCCGGAGCGTCGTCAGGAGCGGACCAGCGAGGCGCCAGCTTCGGGCGAGTTCGACGACCTCGAGGGCGAGGCGGACATGACCGGCACCGAGGAAGAGGGAGGCTGAGCCATGAATCAACGAGGAATGGATTCGGGCAGCCGCAACATGGACATGGACGACCGCGATTTCGGGCGGACGCCGGATCTGAACGCCGACGCCCCCGGACGCCGCCGCACCGGTCGCAAGCGCGTCTGCCGTTACTGCGCCGACAAGGCGCTCTTCATCGACTACAAGGACCCGCAGGCGCTCAAGTACTTCATCTCGGAGCGCGGCAAGGTCGTCCCGCGCCGCATCAGCGGCAACTGCGCGCGGCATCAGCGCAAGGTCACGCTCGCCATCAAGCGGGCGCGTAACATCGCGCTCTTGCCGTTCACCGTGACGGCGTAACGAGGAGGACGTCATGGCCAACTACATTCACGTGGTCCTGACCGAGGACCTCCCCAACGTCGGCAAGAGCGGCGAGCTCGTGCGTGTTCGCCCGGGCTACGCTCGTAACTTCCTCGTCCCCCGCGGCCTCGCTGTCGGCGCGACGGCGGAGAACGTCGCTCGCATCGAGCACGAGAAGAAGGTCGCCGAGACGCGCGCGGTGAAGAGCAAGAAGGCAGCCGAGGAGCTCGCGCAGAAGCTCGCGAACGTGAAGCTCACGATCACGAAGCCTGTCGGCGAGGGTGATCGGCTTTACGGCTCGGTGACCTCGCGCGACATCGAAGAGGCGCTCGCGGCGCAGGGATTCACCGTGGATCGTCGTCGCATCGAGCTCGACACGATCAAGGCGCTCGGCACCTACCAGGTTCCGGTTCGCCTCGCGACGTCCGTTACCGCGACGATCGACGTCACGGTCGCGGCGAAGTCCTGATCCCACGAGGAGCAGGCGTTGGCCCGGATCGAACGGCGAAGAGCCGATCGGTCCGGGCCTTCGTTCATTTGACGTCGAACGATCGCACTTCGAGCGTTCTCCGCGCGACCTCGTTGCCGCGCAGGATCGCGCGTTCGATCGTCGCGTGATCCCCCAGCGCCGAGCGCCCCTCGCGCGCGAGCACCGAGAGCAGCCCCGCGACGAACGCGTCTCCCGCGCCGATCGTGCTCTCCACCGCGAGCGCCGGGCCGCCTGCGTGTACCTCGCCGAAGGGTCCGAGCGCGCGTGTCTTCGCCGCGCCGAACGTCGCGACCACGATCGCCTCGGGATGGAGCACGGGCGCGAGATCCCGCGGATCCGACGCGCCGAGCAGGCGCAGATCGTCCTCGCTCACCTTGAGCACGTCGACCTTACCGAGGAGCCTCCGCGGATCCGCGCGCCCGAGCGCGCCATCGGCCCACAGCCGAGGCCGTAGGTTTGCGTCCAGCGTGACGAGCGCTCCCTCGCGCTGCGCGTGACGCGCTGCTCGCTCGAGCGCGAGCAGGCATGCGCGTGAGGGCAGGAGCCCGGAGACGTGGACGACGCTTGCGCCGAAGGAGCGCGGCAAGGCGTCACGCAGGGCGAGCGCTTCTTCCTGCACGGCGCGATACGCCACGGCGCGCGTCGGCGCGTGGGTCAGGAACACGAGCCCTGTGCGGGTCGACTTGGTGGCACGCATGCGTGACACATCGACCCCGCGTCGCGACAGGTGTGCCACGAGCGCGTGCCCGACCGGATCGTCTCCCACGGGCGCCACAATCCCTGCGCGCAGGCCGAGCTGTGCCAGCGTGAGCGCCACGTTCACTGCGCCGCCGCCCGGCGTGAGAGAGAGCTGCGTCGCATCGTCGAGCGACGTGCCTTGGGGCGTGGAGAGGTCCCATAGTGCCTCACCCACACACACCACGTCGGCGGATGTCGCCGTTTCCTCGTGATCGTCTTGCCGATCCGGGTACCGCGCGCGGGTGTTTCCTGGTAGATCGCTCGACGATCCCGACGCCTCGGAGGGCCCGCCCTTCGGGGCGTCTCCCATTTGGGGCCTCACCATGTGGATATCTTCGGGATTGCTTGGGGCCATCTGGTGAAGAAGTGCCATGCAGATCGCGCAGCAGCGTCGTGGACGTTCGAACCAACCGATGGAACCGGCCCCTGTCGCGGGCCGCGTCCCTCCGCATGACCTCGACGCCGAGGCCGCGGTGCTCTCGGCGGTGCTCCTCGAGCGTGATGCGCTCGATCGAGTCCTCGAGATCCTGAAGCCGGAACATTTCTACAGCGACGCGAACAAGCGCATCTTCGAGGCAGCGACGGCGCTCGCGCTCTCCGGCACGCCGATCGACATCGTCTCCATAGCCTCCTGGCTTCGGGATCGCGAGTGGCTCGCTCAGATCGGCGGCGCCAGTTACCTCGCACAGCTCGCCGATGCGACGCCCGCCGTCGCGCACGTCGCTACGCACGCCAAGGTCGTGTACGAGAAATGGCGGCTGCGGCAGCTCATCGCGACCTGCCAGCGCGTCGCGGCCGAGGGGTACGGCGACGTCGGCACGGTGCAGGAGTTCATCGACGGCGCCGAGCAATCGATCTACGCGCTCGCGCGCACCGCGCAGTCGACGAGCGTGCAGCCGATCGCGCAGGTCCTGAAGGCCGCGTTCGAGCAGATCACGGCCGCGGCCGAGCGCGGTGATCGCATCACGGGCATCTCCACGGGGTACGAGCGACTCGATTCGAAGACCGCCGGCCTCCACGACGGCGATCT
Protein-coding sequences here:
- a CDS encoding serine/threonine-protein kinase, with protein sequence MRILGAGGMGVVVEAEHANLRQRVALKFLHPKVAASDVSVTRLLREARAASAIKSEHVARVLDMGTLPWGSPFVVMEYLTGIDLRGMLGRRGPLPVEDAVDYILQACEALAEAHSMGIVHRDIKPSNLFLTSRADGSPLIKVLDFGIAKLLRPGGAAQAEDVVTLTGNGFVVGSPRYTSPERLRDPTHVDPRTDLWSLGIVLHELLTGQSPFEAKTISSLYFRIAADPPARVRDVRPDVPEGLEKAILQCLQKDPDKRTPDVAELAASLRPFAPERSETSVRRVIRVIGIPPEKLPTHAATAGSRDADGLRGLLSTALVPAALRRSARLRAGLGLLGVTLLVVGALVVSWGETPDDRAPSPGPSRAAPERPKEPSVVVTPGGPSNPSAQGVEEPAAPAPSSAAKAPKGGTTSSYRTSGAPTGRRKGGSFLDPLDSRK
- a CDS encoding Lcl C-terminal domain-containing protein, producing MSTKRIATPPFARFGAWPLLLAGPIGCEIVAGIEPRTLASDGSAGACEASTGVGFPDSATRFCTDGSDAVSCDDPILAVGQDGHVVGVLPSYEEASFGESAGDGVRDEILDLVWESEAASEPVSWEEARARCEKSGGGARLPTRVELVSLVDYGRDGPAINPSMISVPTWSTDLYWTMTTAMDGVWAIGFVDGSMTSLDRTVAARVRCVVGPPRASCLEAGAEGETLIDRRTGFVWQRLSTPEVSTWQGALAFCASLSIGGADGFRLPSIKELVSLGHGEEDEPMSAATPFPDGEGRFWSSTPVAAAPAEAWLVDGLTGRVDHQSTMVKARVRCVR
- the ribF gene encoding riboflavin biosynthesis protein RibF, which gives rise to MDRQSGSQRGETSGRSGTLVVIGNFDGLHRGHRAVLDEAARIANERGLAPVVLTFHPHPAEVLGRKAPPLLTPLARKIALCERAVPGLRVSVAPFDRAFAAQSPRDFAERVLGDLGARVVMVGQNFRFGAQRAGDFAELERLGKELGFETRSHALVGDTSGPWSSTRAREAIARGDLDEAQRILGRWHALSGTVVAGDKRGRTIGFPTANILDAPEALPPLGVYAVLIDRLPPEGAGERGATMLGRGVANLGVRPTVDPTAARPRLEVHVFDRDEDLYGARLRVHLVRHIRPEQRFSGLDALKAQIARDAEEARRALEGITPDPEAGSAWA
- a CDS encoding ribose-phosphate pyrophosphokinase → MFKRVSIFSGNANPTLTQEICQCLEFPLGKCRVSRFSDGETFCVIQENVRGVDTYVVQPTCSPVNDSVMELLIMVDALRRASAGSITAVIPYYGYARQDRKAAPRTPITAKLVADLLVAAGVHRIVALDLHAGQIQGFFNIPFDHLHAMPAFLDQHLREHYSRDCVIVSPDAGGVERARAYAKRLDGTLAIIDKRRERANESEVMNIIGEVEGKRCLILDDIIDTAGTLVNAANALMKAGAKSVAACATHAVLSGPALSRIMESPLAEVIVSNSIPLSEEAKACGKFKVVSVARLLAEAIRRIHHSDSVSSLFV
- a CDS encoding 50S ribosomal protein L25 — its product is MMEIIKLSATLRQESGKGPSNRLRRTGNIPAICYGKGLEAFPVAVSPKALLEVLKSAHGKNSVIELAVEGSDKLTVMVRDYGYHPISRELVHADFLQVKLDQPVDVEVPVRCVGKSKGVAGGGILQQIFRNLPIRCLPEKIPALVEIDISELDLGDTVKAGAVPLPEGVKTRLPEDQTVVVVAIPEKGEEGAAAAPGAPGAPAAAAPAAGAKGAAPAAKAAAPAAKGAAPAAKAAAPAKDAKKK
- the pth gene encoding aminoacyl-tRNA hydrolase, which encodes MLLVVGLGNPGEKYASHRHNVGFMAVEALAARARADAFREKFSGMWSRATLGDEPGVLLQPMTYMNESGRSVQPALAFFKIAPKELVVIHDELDLPFGDVRLKFGGGHAGHNGLRSIMSHVGTGDFARVRVGVGRPPAGFRGEVADYVLSPFDAVERSRLPDILKLVTDSVLEVATRGLDAAMNVRNSRPKAGKKQAKERSEARTSPEPANAKTAEDKPSVSPGEKREGQ
- the rpsF gene encoding 30S ribosomal protein S6; the protein is MSRLVTAPNRAREYETIYILRPDIDADSAERVGSRLSDVIGREQGRLTKVENWGRRRLAYDIRKNRRGVYIYLKYLGTGRVVSEIERNLRLMDSVIKYQTVLVRNDVEVAAIAIADEDVKFERVELPPIEEERDESRERQLGLIEPERRQERTSEAPASGEFDDLEGEADMTGTEEEGG
- the rpsR gene encoding 30S ribosomal protein S18 → MNQRGMDSGSRNMDMDDRDFGRTPDLNADAPGRRRTGRKRVCRYCADKALFIDYKDPQALKYFISERGKVVPRRISGNCARHQRKVTLAIKRARNIALLPFTVTA
- the rplI gene encoding 50S ribosomal protein L9; its protein translation is MANYIHVVLTEDLPNVGKSGELVRVRPGYARNFLVPRGLAVGATAENVARIEHEKKVAETRAVKSKKAAEELAQKLANVKLTITKPVGEGDRLYGSVTSRDIEEALAAQGFTVDRRRIELDTIKALGTYQVPVRLATSVTATIDVTVAAKS
- a CDS encoding carbohydrate kinase family protein, with the protein product MGEALWDLSTPQGTSLDDATQLSLTPGGGAVNVALTLAQLGLRAGIVAPVGDDPVGHALVAHLSRRGVDVSRMRATKSTRTGLVFLTHAPTRAVAYRAVQEEALALRDALPRSFGASVVHVSGLLPSRACLLALERAARHAQREGALVTLDANLRPRLWADGALGRADPRRLLGKVDVLKVSEDDLRLLGASDPRDLAPVLHPEAIVVATFGAAKTRALGPFGEVHAGGPALAVESTIGAGDAFVAGLLSVLAREGRSALGDHATIERAILRGNEVARRTLEVRSFDVK